The following coding sequences lie in one Clarias gariepinus isolate MV-2021 ecotype Netherlands chromosome 27, CGAR_prim_01v2, whole genome shotgun sequence genomic window:
- the LOC128514847 gene encoding uncharacterized protein LOC128514847, with the protein MITLFVALYSLLCLCTTGNTSDIKELHVKKVKHGENVTMECNISGVQKKDSLAWYRQSFGKVPQFLARQYSNTQGYIFPDGFNNSRFSVTLKDQKFDININEIREDDGGEYFCGYVEGSTVKFTSGTRLQFEGEEMKPCPTPGTLNKNTHSVTHQGSNSSDGEGEEMKPCPTAGTPNNNTHSVTHQGSNSDSKPGDFYQIIALIATNIISVIIIVALVGVLLKQQRKGASSNNHQTPTTQPDDEDVLNYAAVSFAKKPSSSRTSRDTSHQDVYAQVKIK; encoded by the exons atgatcacactctttgtggctctttactctctgctttgtctctgcacaactg gaaacacTTCTGACATCAAGGAGCTTCATGTGAAAAAAGTAAAGCATGGAGAAAATGTAACTATGGAGTGTAACATTAGTGGGGTCCAAAAGAAAGATAGTTTAGCTTGGTACAGACAGAGTTTTGGAAAAGTGCCTCAGTTTTTGGCGAGACAGTACAGTAACACTCAGGGTTACATATTTCCTGATGGATTTAATAATAGCCGCTTCAGTGTTACTCTAAAAGACCAAAAGTTTGATATCAACATTAATGAAATAAGagaagatgatggaggagaatatttctgtggatatgtggagggaagtacagtaaagttcacatctggaacacgtctgcagtttgaag gtgaagagatgaaaccctgtcctacacctggaacacttaacaagaacacacactctgttacacaccagggttcaaacagcagtgatggagaag gtgaagagatgaaaccctgtcctacagctggaacacctaacaacaacacacactctgttacacaccagggttcaaacAGTGACAGTAAACCAG GAGATTTctatcagattattgccttaaTAGCCACCAATATAATATCTGTTATCATAATCGTGGCTCTGGTTGGAGTTTTACTTAAACAGCAAAGAAAAG GTGCTTCATCAAACAACCATCAAACTCCCACCACTCAG CCTGATGATGAAGATGTCTTGAACTATGCAGCTGTGAGTTTTGCTAAGAAACCTTCATCCTCCAGAACATCCAGAGACACGAGCCATCAAGACGTTTATGCACAAGTTAAGATAAAATAG